The Aspergillus chevalieri M1 DNA, chromosome 5, nearly complete sequence genome includes a region encoding these proteins:
- a CDS encoding putative MFS transporter (COG:G;~EggNog:ENOG410PIWG;~InterPro:IPR020846,IPR011701,IPR036259;~PFAM:PF07690,PF06609;~TransMembrane:14 (i21-41o61-79i91-111o117-138i150-174o180-200i221-242o248-266i286-307o319-341i353-371o377-402i423-441o480-502i);~go_function: GO:0022857 - transmembrane transporter activity [Evidence IEA];~go_process: GO:0055085 - transmembrane transport [Evidence IEA]): protein MNRQQQAAERSLHDQTNILPFRKLIIVFSGLAISLLVTFVDQNGISVTLPTVANDLNAQNSISWAGTSSLIANTMFTVLYGRLSDIFGRKIVYLCALALLCIADLLCGLSQNAAMFYVFRGVAGIAGGGVTSLTMIIVSDVVTLQERGKYQGILGGALGLGNVIGPFIAAAFIMRSTWRGFFWLISPLSALSMVVGYLLIPNNARKDGFKKSLGRIDFYGILASSIAVIFILLPISGGGSYFNWDSAMVISMLTIGGCSLIAFIFIEWKVAMLPMLPIVFFKNKVICALFLQSFLLGAVYQAYLYYLPLYYQNARGWTPIVSAALTAPMVACQSIASIASGQYISRLQRYGEVIWCGFGLWTLGAGLMLLFDRTTNPGVIAVIVGIAGVGVGFTFQPTMIAFQAHATKSQRAVVISDRNYFRCLGGACGLAVSAAILQATLKTNLPDGYQHLAHSTYSLPSKSSIPEADWENILTAYAKASHAVFILQVPLIGLAFIACMFIRDRGLERPKDPHEEEAIKEQQQQQSQEKSDAQDLSGQAPDTETTEERSTSGHNEPEGMPSVDSKDPARSPC from the exons ATGAACCGACAACAGCAAGCTGCCGAGCGGTCTCTCCATGACCAGACAAACATATTGCCGTTTCGCAAGTTAATCATCGTCTTTTCTGGTCTCGCAATCTCGCTACTCGTCACTTTCGTGGACCAGAATGGAATCAGTGTCACCCTCCCGACTGTTGCCAACGATCTCAATGCACAGAATTCCATATCCTGGGCCGGTACATCGTCCCTAATTGCCAACACGATGTTCACGGTACTTTATGGTCGCCTCTCAGACATATTTGGTCGCAAAATCGTATATTTATGCGCGTTAGCTCTACTCTGCATTGCGGACTTGCTATGTGGTCTTTCGCAAAATGCTGCCATGTTCTATGTCTTCCGTGGAGTAGCTGGAATTGCTGGCGGTGGCGTTACGTCTCTGACCATGATCATTGTATCGGACGTCGTCACTCTTCAAGAGCGTGGCAAGTATCAGGGCATCCTAGGTGGTGCGCTCGGACTTGGGAATGTGATAGGCCCTTTTATAGCGGCCGCATTCATCATGAGATCGACATGGCGCGGATTCTTCTGGCTTATCTCCCCACTGTCAGCACTCTCGATGGTTGTCGGATATCTTCTCATTCCAAACAATGCTCGGAAGGATGGCTTCAAAAAAAGCTTGGGCAGGATTGATTTCTATGGTATCCTTGCGTCTTCGATTGCGGTTATCTTTATATTGCTTCCCATTTCTGGGGGTGGTTCTTACTTCAACTGGGACTCTGCTATGGTCATTAGCATGCTGACGATTGGTGGCTGCTCCCTTATTGCATTCATCTTCATTGAATGGAAAGTAGCCATGCTACCTATGCTTCCCA TTGTGTTCTTCAAAAACAAGGTGATCTGCGCACTTTTCCTGCAAAGCTTTCTTCTGGGAGCAGTTTACCAAGCCTATCTTTACTATCTGCCACTTTACTATCAGAACGCACGAGGATGGACGCCGATTGTTTCTGCTGCCCTAACGGCACCTATGGTCGCCTGCCAATCGATTGCCTCCATTGCGTCAGGTCAATATATTTCACGACTTCAGCGTTATGGCGAGGTGATTTGGTGTGGTTTCGGTCTATGGACATT AGGAGCTGGGTTGATGCTGCTTTTCGACCGTACAACTAATCCCGGTGTCATCGCTGTTATTGTTGGAATTGCTGGAGTCGGGGTTGGATTCACATTTCAACCGACCATGATCGCCTTCCAAGCACACGCTACGAAATCACAACGCGCCGTTGTTATCTCAGACCGCAACTACTTCCGTTGTTTGGGGGGCGCATGTGGACTGGCCGTTTCGGCTGCTATCTTACAGGCTACACTGAAGACCAATCTGCCAGATGGATACCAGCATCTAGCCCATTCTACATACAGTCTGCCATCAAAGTCCAGCATTCCGGAAGCAGATTGGGAGAATATCCTTACAGCGTATGCAAAGGCTTCTCATGCGGTATTCATTCTACAGGTTCCCCTTATCGGATTGGCTTTTATTGCTTGCATGTTCATTCGGGACCGGGGCTTGGAGAGACCGAAGGATCCTCACGAGGAGGAGGCTATCaaagaacagcagcaacaacaaagTCAAGAGAAGTCCGACGCCCAGGATCTATCCGGGCAGGCGCCCGACACTGAGACGACTGAAGAACGGTCAACCTCAGGGCATAACGAGCCTGAGGGAATGCCCTCAGTTGATTCAAAGGATCCAGCTCGGTCACCTTGTTGA